CAGAAAATTGATCATAATTCATTCGAGAAAGTATCAGATGGGGTATTTAAAAGAGTTTAAGGAGACTTATGTCTCCTTAAGCACTAAAACTCTTGAGAAAATATTTCGTATTGTTCAATATGATAGTTATTTTCAGATCTAATTTGTAGAGACTTCCCATAGGCTTCTTCTAAATTTTCGATCATATCTAAATCATCACCACATAGCCTGGCCGTTACTTCTGGATGCGCATATATGAAGACTTTTGTTCCCGTTGCTTTTCCTAAAACTTTAATAAGCTCTCTTATCAGATCATAACAAACAGTAAGAGTAGACTTTACTCTCCCCGTTCCCTCACAATATGGACAAGGTTCACAAAGAACACGAGTCAAAGTATCCCTGGTTCTCTTTCTTGTCATTTCCACAAGTCCAAGTCCAGAAATCGGAAGAACATTAGTTTTTGAACGATCTTTCTTAAGAGCATCTATTAAGTGATTATAAACAGTCACTCTATGTTCTTCTCTTTCCATATCAATAAAATCGATGATGATAATTCCACCACAGTTTCTTAAACGTAACTGATAAGCAATTTCTTTAACTGCTTCCATATTAGTTCTAAGAATTGTTTCTTCTAAGTTTTTTCTACCTACAAATTTTCCCGTGTTAACATCAATTGAAACGAGTGCTTCTGTTTGGTCAATATTCAAAGATCCACCAGAGCGTAAGTAAACCTTATTACTAATGGCCCTTTCGATTTCCATATCGATTCCATATTTTTCAAAAATAGGGGCCTGCTCATCATAGAGTCTGGACTTTCCTTTAATGAGTGGAAGATATTTAGCACAAAACTTATCCACTTCTTTTTGGTTCTCTTTCGAGTCGACGATAACTTCTGAAACATCTTCATCAGTAATATCTCTAAGAAGCCTTTGAATAAAATTTAGATCTCTATAGCAAACCATCGAAGGTTTAGATTTTTCAGATTTCTTTTGAATTTCTTTCCAAATCTTGACCAGCATATTGTAGTCTGACTTTAAAGTTTTTTGGCTCTGCCCCTCGGCAACCGTACGAGCAATAATTCCTTGCCCTTCAGGTCTAACAGCATCTAAAATATTTTTTAGTCTCTCTCTTTCACTCTCATTCTCAATTCTTCTTGAAACACCCGTATGCTCAATAAAAGGCATAAAAACAACATGTCTACCAGCAAGAGTAATCTGACGTGTTATTCTTGGTCCTTTCGTAGAGATTGGCTCTTTTGCAACCTGAACAAGTATTTCTTGCCCTTCCTTCAAAAAGCTCTCAATAGTTGTATGAGAAGGTCTAAACCTCATATTGACCGATTCATTCAATGTGCTGAACTCATCTGGAATAACTTCCCCAACTCTAACTTGAGACTCTATCATCTTCTTAGTTTTTTCTGCCATCTCACGCTGTTCTTCGAGCGTAGGTATATATGCATCATCAACATAGAGAAAGGCCGCTTTTTCCCAGCCAATATCAACGAAGGCCGATTGCATTCCCGGAAGAACTCTTAGAACAATCCCCTTAAAGATATCTCCTACCTGAGGAACTTTTCCCTCACCTTCGGTTGATCTCTCCATTAGAAAGTCTAAAATCTCCCCATTTTCCATTAGTACCGCACGGCACTCGTTCAGGGTTTGATTAATTATTAGCTGCTTTGCCATGATTTTCCTTAATTAGTAATTATAAAAACATTCCCGCAATACAAGCAGTCATAAAACAGGCAATTGTTCCACCAATCATTGACTTAAACCCTAGTCTTGCTAAATCTTGTCTTCTCTCTGGAGCAAGAACACCAATACCACCAACTTGAATTGCAATTGAGCTGAAATTTGCAAAACCACAAAGGGCGTATGTAGAAATATTTATTGAACGCTGAGATATAGAACCTGCAGTGATCATATCCTTTAAATCAAGATATGCTACAAATTCATTTAAAATCATTTTCTTTCCAAGTAGCGAACCTACTATTGTACAGTCCGCCCAAGGAACACCCATTAGCCATGCTACTGGAGCAAATAAAACTCCAGAGATTAATTCTAAAGTTAATTCTGGGTATCCAAACCATCCGCCAACAAGACCGAGAAGACCATTGGCCATCGCAATTAAAGCAATGAAGGCCAATAACATTGCCCCTACATTTAGCGCTAATTGAAGACCTTCACTTGCACCATGTGCAGCCGCATCTACTAAGTTTGCAGTTGTCTTTTCTACGTTGAGCTTTAAATCTCCATGAGTATGTGAGTCTTCAGTTTCCGGAACTAAAATTTTGGCACAAACAAGTGCAGCTGGTGCAGACATAACTGAAGCAGCTAACAAGTGAGCAGCATCAATTCCAAACCCAACATAAGCTGCTAGAACACCTCCAGCAACTGTTGCCATTCCTCCAGTCATTAAGGCCATGAGTTCTGACTTAGTCATCTTTCCAATAAATGGTCGAATCACTAGTGGAGCCTCTGTTTGCCCCGCAAAAACATTGGCCGCTGCCGCTAAAGATTCAGCACCAGACGTACCCATTATTTTCACCATCACTTTGGCCATAAATCGAATTACAATTTGCATTACTCCGACATGATAAAGAATGGACATTAAAGCACTCATAAAGAGAATTGTTGGAAGAACTTGTACAAAGAAAACAAAGCCAAATTTACTAACATCTGTAAAGCTTCCAAAGATAAATTTAGAGCCTTCATTTGTGTAAGATAGAATTCCAGCGAAAAATTCTCGGGCGTATTCAAAGAAGTTCTGCCCTACATCGGTTTTTAAAATAATTAAACCTAGAACTATTTGTAGAGTAATTCCGGAAAAAACTGTTCTCCAGTTTATCTTCTTTCTATCACTACTCATTAAAACTGCGGCCGAAACCATTACAATTAAACCAAATAAAGAAATGAATCTTTCCATATAAAAATACTCCGATTTATAAATTCAAATCAGAGTACCAGAGCTATATAGAAAAGAGAAATTTCACGCACAGCAAAATTAAGCGTTATTACAAATAATTAGAAATCAAATGCGTAACTAAATGTTGGAAAGTTCTTAGCATTCTTTCTAAAAGACTTTTCACTTTGTTTGCTTTGCCACGCAACTCGTTGAGAAGTTCCAAACTCTGCAGTTGGAATACTACCGAGGTTTTCGTAAGTTCCCTTACTCTTTGTCGCTTGTTGCCACGCAACAACTCCTACCCCTACAATTACACCGAAAGCACCACCGATTAAAATATTTTTAAGGTGATCTTTTGGCTCTTCAACAAATGACAGTGTAGAAAGTCCTAAGATTGCTCCCCCGAGTCCCATTCCTCCAACAAGTGATAAATCCCCTAATGACTCATCAAGAATGTCACTCGACTTTGCCTCAGCAAATGCGCTAGGCGTAAAGAGTAATGTAAAGAGACTAATAAAAACTATTGAGTACTTACGAAATTTCACTAACATTTAAAAACCGCCTTAAACGGGCCATTTACAGTTAAAGACCCGAAGAATATGATGTTTATTCTTTCATAAAGAAAGTTACCCTATAACGATGCGTTTTTTTTAATAATGAGTCAAGTTCATGAAAAATAAGAAATTAGAATTAAAGTTTACACCTTACGAAATTATCTCGAAAAAAAGAGATGGTCACAAGTTAAGTGATGAAGAAATTAAGTGGTTTATTAGTGGCGTAACTGACAAGTCCATTCCAGATTATCAGACCAGTGCTCTTTTAATGGCCATTTACCTTCAAGGTTTTGACAAGAGTGAAACGGCATCTTTGACAGATGCCATGCTCTATTCTGGAAAAACATTAAAATTTGAAGGAACAAATGTAATCGACAAACATAGTACAGGTGGCGTTGGCGATAAAGCTTCTTTTATTCTTGCCCCTATTGCCCATGCCTGTGGAGTAAAAGTTCCGATGATGGCCGGAAGAGGACTAGGACATACAGGTGGTACAGTTGACAAGATTGAAGCTGTAAAAGGATTTCAAACAACTCTTTCACTAGAAGACTTTAAAAAGGCGGTTGAAAAGGATGGAATCGCTCTTATTGGACAAACTGGAGAAATTGCTCCGGCCGATAAGAAAATATATGCTCTAAGGGATGTTACCGCTACCGTTGAAAGTATCCCTCTAATTACAGCATCGATTATGAGTAAAAAGTTGGCCGAAGGTGCAAACGGTATTGTGATGGATATCAAAACAGGCTCGGGTGCTTTCATGAAAACCAGAGCAAGGGCCAAAGCCCTTGGGAAAAGTTTACGAGATACAGCGACACGCTTTGATAAGAAAATGATGACTATTATCACTGATATGAATCAGCCTCTTGGTGATGCTGTTGGAAACTCTCTAGAGATTATAGAAAGCATTGAGACTCTAAAAAATAATGGTCCAAAGGATATAACTGAAGTATCTGTTCAATTGGCCGGAGGAATGGTCTATCTAGCTGGACTAGCAAAAAGCCATAAGGCAGGAATAAAAAAGGCTAAAGAAGTGTTAAAAAATGGTAAGGCGCTAGAGAGCTTTAGAAATTTAATAAAGAATCAAGGTGGAGATGAACTAATCGTTGATGACTACACTCGTCTACCAATTGCCAAGCACCAAAAAGAAGTTCTTTCTTTAAAAAGTGGATATATTACTTCAATTGCCTGTCAGGAAATTGGTGAGCATATTGTATCTCTTGGTGGCGGGAGAAAGAAGACCTCTGATCTTATCGACTTTGGAGTGGGACTAATTATACATAAAAGAATTGGTGAAAAAGTGAAAGCTGGCGAGAAGCTTATTACTCTTTACTATAATGAGGGACAAGAGTCGACAGTGACTTCAATTGAAGAAGAGATTCTTTCTAAAAATATTAAGATTAAGGCCACTAAGCCAACAACGTTAAAACCTCTTATCTACGACATAGATGAGAACCCAATTTGTTAAATTAGGAATTTACCATGCAAAAGAAACTAGCAGAAGCTGCAAAATATATTCAAGATACAAAGAAGTGTTCGCCTAAAGTCGGTATTATTCTTGGCTCTGGACTTGGAGCATTTGTAGATAAAATTGAGAACCCTACAATTATTTCTTATAACGACATTCCTCACTTCCATCGAACGACTGTTGAAGGTCATAAAGGAAGATTGATTATAGGAAAAGTTGATAATGTTGAAGTCGTAATTCTACAAGGAAGATTTCATTGCTATGAAGGTCTATCGATGGATGACGTAGTTTTTCCAACAAGACTCCTTTCTAAACTTGGAGCAGAAATACTTGTGCTTACCAATGCAGCAGGTGGAATTAACGAGAAGTATAGAGCGGGAGAATTAGTTGCAATTGAAGACCATATTAACATGATGGCAAAAAATCCTCTTATTGGTGACAATGATAACGAAATGGGTCCACGTTTTCCTGATATGACTAAAGCGTACTGCCCTGAACTAAGAGAAATAGTTAAAGCGTGTGCCAAAGAACAAAATTATGAAATGAAGTCTGGTGTATACGCAGGCGTGCTTGGCCCAACTTATGAAACACCATCAGAAGTTAAAATGCTTCGAATTATTGGAGCTGATTTAGTAGGTATGAGTACGGTTCCAGAATGTATTGCTGCAAACCATATTGGTATGA
The DNA window shown above is from Halobacteriovorax sp. HLS and carries:
- a CDS encoding NupC/NupG family nucleoside CNT transporter, giving the protein MERFISLFGLIVMVSAAVLMSSDRKKINWRTVFSGITLQIVLGLIILKTDVGQNFFEYAREFFAGILSYTNEGSKFIFGSFTDVSKFGFVFFVQVLPTILFMSALMSILYHVGVMQIVIRFMAKVMVKIMGTSGAESLAAAANVFAGQTEAPLVIRPFIGKMTKSELMALMTGGMATVAGGVLAAYVGFGIDAAHLLAASVMSAPAALVCAKILVPETEDSHTHGDLKLNVEKTTANLVDAAAHGASEGLQLALNVGAMLLAFIALIAMANGLLGLVGGWFGYPELTLELISGVLFAPVAWLMGVPWADCTIVGSLLGKKMILNEFVAYLDLKDMITAGSISQRSINISTYALCGFANFSSIAIQVGGIGVLAPERRQDLARLGFKSMIGGTIACFMTACIAGMFL
- a CDS encoding Rne/Rng family ribonuclease, encoding MAKQLIINQTLNECRAVLMENGEILDFLMERSTEGEGKVPQVGDIFKGIVLRVLPGMQSAFVDIGWEKAAFLYVDDAYIPTLEEQREMAEKTKKMIESQVRVGEVIPDEFSTLNESVNMRFRPSHTTIESFLKEGQEILVQVAKEPISTKGPRITRQITLAGRHVVFMPFIEHTGVSRRIENESERERLKNILDAVRPEGQGIIARTVAEGQSQKTLKSDYNMLVKIWKEIQKKSEKSKPSMVCYRDLNFIQRLLRDITDEDVSEVIVDSKENQKEVDKFCAKYLPLIKGKSRLYDEQAPIFEKYGIDMEIERAISNKVYLRSGGSLNIDQTEALVSIDVNTGKFVGRKNLEETILRTNMEAVKEIAYQLRLRNCGGIIIIDFIDMEREEHRVTVYNHLIDALKKDRSKTNVLPISGLGLVEMTRKRTRDTLTRVLCEPCPYCEGTGRVKSTLTVCYDLIRELIKVLGKATGTKVFIYAHPEVTARLCGDDLDMIENLEEAYGKSLQIRSENNYHIEQYEIFSQEF
- a CDS encoding purine-nucleoside phosphorylase; protein product: MQKKLAEAAKYIQDTKKCSPKVGIILGSGLGAFVDKIENPTIISYNDIPHFHRTTVEGHKGRLIIGKVDNVEVVILQGRFHCYEGLSMDDVVFPTRLLSKLGAEILVLTNAAGGINEKYRAGELVAIEDHINMMAKNPLIGDNDNEMGPRFPDMTKAYCPELREIVKACAKEQNYEMKSGVYAGVLGPTYETPSEVKMLRIIGADLVGMSTVPECIAANHIGMKVCGISCVTNMAAGIENVVLKHEHIKDEALKVMELFSNILLNSVKKFGKL
- a CDS encoding thymidine phosphorylase, producing the protein MKNKKLELKFTPYEIISKKRDGHKLSDEEIKWFISGVTDKSIPDYQTSALLMAIYLQGFDKSETASLTDAMLYSGKTLKFEGTNVIDKHSTGGVGDKASFILAPIAHACGVKVPMMAGRGLGHTGGTVDKIEAVKGFQTTLSLEDFKKAVEKDGIALIGQTGEIAPADKKIYALRDVTATVESIPLITASIMSKKLAEGANGIVMDIKTGSGAFMKTRARAKALGKSLRDTATRFDKKMMTIITDMNQPLGDAVGNSLEIIESIETLKNNGPKDITEVSVQLAGGMVYLAGLAKSHKAGIKKAKEVLKNGKALESFRNLIKNQGGDELIVDDYTRLPIAKHQKEVLSLKSGYITSIACQEIGEHIVSLGGGRKKTSDLIDFGVGLIIHKRIGEKVKAGEKLITLYYNEGQESTVTSIEEEILSKNIKIKATKPTTLKPLIYDIDENPIC